In the Pseudomonas sp. DTU_2021_1001937_2_SI_NGA_ILE_001 genome, one interval contains:
- a CDS encoding EamA family transporter yields the protein MLATVLVLLAAVLHAVWNTLVKFSGERLLVIAAMDGVALLCALLAVGFVSPPPAAVWPWLVASALFELAYRYLLIQAYRVGDLGLVYPLMRGLSPLVVLALTLVFGGEQLSAQQIAGILLIPCGMACLLWQGGGGVRLPWNILPVVALIGLCIGSYTWIDGQALKLGVPALDYLVWLTLISAWPFPLLGACYKRQALQGFCRQQWKLALCVGVCVLASYALVLWAMQLGSVAEAAALREVSVLLVVLLGMRYLKEPFGVPRLLACGLVLLGMLVMKLK from the coding sequence GTGTTGGCGACAGTTCTGGTGCTGCTGGCGGCGGTGCTGCATGCCGTGTGGAACACCCTGGTGAAGTTCAGTGGCGAGCGCCTGCTGGTGATTGCCGCGATGGACGGCGTGGCGCTGCTCTGTGCGTTGCTCGCCGTGGGTTTCGTCAGCCCGCCCCCGGCAGCGGTATGGCCCTGGCTGGTGGCCTCGGCGCTGTTCGAACTCGCTTACCGCTACCTGCTGATCCAGGCCTACCGGGTCGGCGACCTGGGGCTGGTCTACCCCTTGATGCGCGGCCTGTCACCGCTGGTGGTGCTGGCGCTGACCCTGGTGTTCGGCGGCGAACAGCTCAGTGCCCAGCAGATTGCCGGCATTCTGCTGATTCCTTGTGGCATGGCCTGCCTGCTCTGGCAGGGCGGCGGCGGGGTGCGTCTGCCGTGGAACATTCTGCCGGTGGTGGCGCTGATCGGCCTGTGCATCGGCAGTTACACCTGGATCGACGGCCAGGCGTTGAAGCTCGGCGTGCCGGCGTTGGACTACCTGGTATGGCTGACCCTGATCAGCGCCTGGCCCTTTCCGCTGCTCGGCGCCTGTTACAAGCGCCAGGCCCTGCAGGGCTTCTGCCGCCAGCAATGGAAACTGGCGCTGTGCGTGGGGGTGTGCGTGCTGGCCAGCTACGCTTTGGTGCTGTGGGCCATGCAGCTGGGTTCGGTGGCGGAGGCAGCGGCGTTGCGCGAGGTGAGCGTGCTGCTGGTGGTGCTGCTCGGCATGCGCTACCTGAAAGAACCTTTTGGCGTGCCCCGGCTCTTAGCTTGTGGCCTGGTGCTGCTCGGCATGCTGGTCATGAAGCTCAAATAA
- a CDS encoding LysE family translocator, which translates to MDLSTLAVFIPACFALNMAPGPNNLLSVSNASRYGFMCACSGGAGRLLAFALMIALAAVGLAAVLHTSEWLFHGIKVVGAAYLLWLAVQLWRANPQGEGLAAADAPGIGRLARQEFLVAIGNPKAILLFTAFLPQFVDPGRDVTAQFAQLGALFLVMECVAIALYAWMGVHARRLFAKPTSRRVFNRLCSGLLASAASALLVARRA; encoded by the coding sequence ATGGACCTTTCCACCCTTGCTGTCTTCATCCCCGCCTGCTTCGCCCTGAACATGGCCCCCGGGCCGAACAACCTGCTCTCGGTCAGCAACGCCAGCCGCTACGGCTTCATGTGCGCCTGCTCGGGTGGCGCCGGGCGCCTGCTGGCCTTCGCCCTGATGATCGCCCTGGCCGCCGTGGGCCTGGCCGCTGTGCTGCACACCTCCGAGTGGCTGTTCCACGGCATCAAGGTGGTCGGCGCGGCCTACCTGCTCTGGCTGGCCGTGCAGCTGTGGCGCGCCAACCCGCAAGGCGAGGGCCTGGCCGCCGCCGACGCCCCCGGCATCGGCCGCCTGGCGCGTCAGGAGTTTCTGGTGGCCATCGGCAACCCCAAGGCGATTCTGCTGTTCACCGCCTTTCTGCCGCAGTTCGTCGACCCCGGCCGCGACGTAACCGCGCAATTCGCCCAGCTCGGTGCGTTGTTTCTGGTGATGGAATGCGTGGCCATTGCCCTGTACGCCTGGATGGGCGTGCATGCACGCCGCCTGTTTGCCAAGCCGACCAGCCGCCGGGTATTCAACCGCCTATGCTCTGGCCTGCTGGCCAGCGCGGCGTCGGCGTTGCTGGTGGCGCGCCGGGCCTGA
- a CDS encoding aldolase, protein MSNEKALREEICDVGRLLYGRGYTVGSAGNISARLDDGWLITPTDACLGRMHPDDIAKVNLAGEWVSGNKPSKTLALHRQVYDRNPEVGGVVHTHSTHLVALTLAGVWREDDILPPLTPYQVMKVGHIPLIGYQRPGSPIVAERVAQLANSVRGVMLERLGPVIWESSVAKACYALEELEETARLWLMSEPKPAPLPEQALEELNEVFGAKW, encoded by the coding sequence ATGAGCAATGAAAAAGCCCTGCGCGAGGAAATCTGCGATGTCGGTCGGCTGCTGTATGGCCGCGGCTACACCGTGGGCAGCGCCGGCAACATCAGCGCACGCCTGGACGACGGCTGGCTGATCACCCCCACCGACGCCTGCCTGGGTCGCATGCACCCGGACGACATCGCCAAGGTCAACTTGGCGGGCGAGTGGGTGTCGGGCAACAAACCGTCCAAGACCCTGGCCCTGCACCGCCAGGTCTATGACCGCAACCCGGAAGTCGGTGGCGTGGTGCACACCCACTCCACCCACCTGGTGGCGCTGACCCTGGCCGGCGTATGGCGTGAAGACGACATCCTGCCGCCGCTGACCCCCTACCAGGTGATGAAGGTCGGCCACATCCCGCTGATCGGCTACCAGCGCCCCGGCTCGCCCATCGTGGCCGAGCGCGTCGCGCAGCTGGCCAACAGCGTGCGTGGCGTGATGCTCGAACGCCTGGGCCCGGTGATCTGGGAAAGCTCGGTGGCCAAGGCCTGCTATGCCCTCGAAGAACTCGAGGAAACCGCCCGACTGTGGCTGATGAGCGAGCCAAAACCCGCTCCTCTGCCGGAACAGGCGCTGGAAGAACTCAACGAGGTCTTTGGCGCGAAGTGGTAA
- a CDS encoding DUF1090 domain-containing protein, with the protein MKRYCSFILALACVTGAPVLLAAEAAPAPAVPECVAKSQEINGKIQEAKTDGRKQEQAGLQKALSEVKANCSETSLLKEREQKVLDAKREVTRRQTDLNKAMAKGDPERINKRKDKLAESRKELIDAQAELEKVQSQE; encoded by the coding sequence ATGAAGCGGTACTGCTCTTTCATTCTGGCCCTGGCCTGCGTAACCGGTGCGCCAGTGTTGCTGGCCGCCGAAGCAGCCCCCGCCCCGGCCGTGCCGGAGTGCGTGGCCAAGAGCCAAGAGATCAACGGCAAGATCCAGGAGGCCAAGACCGATGGCCGCAAGCAGGAACAGGCCGGTTTGCAGAAGGCGCTGAGCGAGGTCAAGGCCAATTGCAGCGAGACCTCGCTGCTCAAGGAGCGCGAACAGAAGGTGCTGGATGCCAAGCGTGAAGTGACCCGCCGCCAGACCGACCTGAACAAGGCCATGGCCAAGGGCGACCCGGAGCGCATCAACAAGCGCAAGGACAAGCTCGCCGAGTCGCGCAAGGAACTGATCGACGCGCAGGCCGAGCTGGAGAAAGTGCAGAGCCAGGAATGA
- a CDS encoding MAPEG family protein: protein MTVAFWCVLVAILLPLICSVIAKISSGKFRPGHNHDPRAFLEKLQGLPRRAHAAQLNSFEVLPGFAAAVIIAHIAGNAQLVTIDVLAVLFITTRLLYIIFYLADLALLRSIAFIVGLGLIIGLFVASASPAAA from the coding sequence ATGACAGTCGCTTTCTGGTGTGTGTTGGTTGCCATCCTCCTGCCGCTGATCTGCTCGGTGATCGCCAAGATCAGCAGCGGCAAATTCCGCCCCGGCCACAACCATGACCCCCGGGCCTTCCTGGAAAAACTCCAGGGCCTGCCGCGGCGCGCCCATGCGGCGCAATTGAACAGTTTCGAAGTGCTGCCGGGCTTCGCCGCCGCAGTGATCATCGCGCACATTGCCGGCAACGCCCAACTGGTGACCATCGACGTGCTGGCGGTGCTGTTCATCACCACCCGCCTGCTGTACATCATCTTCTACCTGGCCGACCTGGCGCTGCTGCGCTCCATCGCCTTCATCGTCGGCCTGGGCCTGATCATCGGCCTGTTCGTCGCCTCCGCTTCGCCGGCAGCGGCTTGA
- a CDS encoding MAPEG family protein, translating to MTVAFACVWIALTLPYLCAIIARAASGCFRLHHNRDPRAFLDNLQGLAKRAHNAQLNGFETNPAFACAILAAWLAGHVQAGVINLMAVAYVISRVLFITFYLADLHRLRSLAWLAGFGLITALFGLAILPPGWTW from the coding sequence ATGACCGTCGCTTTCGCATGCGTGTGGATCGCGCTGACGCTGCCGTACCTGTGCGCGATCATCGCCAGAGCCGCCAGCGGGTGCTTTCGCCTGCACCACAATCGCGACCCTCGGGCATTTCTGGACAACCTGCAGGGGTTGGCCAAGCGCGCGCACAATGCCCAGCTCAACGGCTTTGAAACCAACCCGGCCTTCGCTTGCGCAATACTCGCTGCGTGGCTGGCGGGCCACGTCCAGGCGGGGGTCATCAACCTCATGGCCGTGGCCTATGTGATTTCGCGTGTGCTGTTCATCACCTTCTACCTGGCCGACCTGCATCGATTGCGCTCGCTGGCCTGGCTGGCAGGCTTCGGACTGATCACCGCGCTGTTCGGCCTGGCCATCCTGCCGCCTGGCTGGACCTGGTAG
- a CDS encoding DeoR/GlpR family DNA-binding transcription regulator, with the protein MSTPEKPPTPGGAPMIPDQRREQMLRQLRKHQVLSVHQLMEMFDCSHMTIRRDIALLEQQGRAYSVTGGVRIASQLHSEPSHQSKAVVELPQKQAMARLAASLLHPDMTVYLDAGTTTLEIVPHITALTGMTVVTNDFGIVQALADANHVDVIHTGGLLDHPNISSVGGLAAATLRQLATDIAFISTSSWDLQRGTTTPSALKVEVKQAAMQSASRSVLIATSSKYGTFGMYKVAALEQFDTLITDDALTPAAADSIRHQRIELLLATAQVS; encoded by the coding sequence ATGTCCACCCCCGAGAAACCGCCCACCCCGGGCGGCGCCCCGATGATTCCCGACCAACGCCGCGAGCAGATGCTGCGCCAGCTGCGCAAGCACCAGGTGCTCAGCGTCCATCAGTTGATGGAAATGTTCGACTGCTCGCACATGACCATCCGTCGTGACATCGCTCTGCTGGAACAACAGGGCCGTGCGTACTCGGTCACCGGAGGGGTGCGCATCGCCAGCCAGTTGCACAGCGAGCCCAGCCACCAGTCCAAGGCGGTGGTCGAGCTGCCGCAGAAGCAGGCCATGGCACGCCTGGCCGCCAGCCTGCTGCACCCGGACATGACCGTGTACCTGGACGCCGGCACCACCACTCTGGAGATCGTCCCGCACATCACCGCGCTAACGGGCATGACCGTGGTCACCAACGACTTCGGCATCGTGCAGGCCCTGGCCGACGCCAACCATGTGGACGTCATTCACACCGGCGGGTTGCTCGACCATCCCAACATCTCCAGCGTCGGCGGCCTGGCGGCGGCGACCCTGCGCCAGCTGGCCACCGACATCGCGTTCATCTCCACCAGTTCCTGGGACCTGCAGCGCGGCACCACCACGCCCTCGGCGCTGAAGGTCGAGGTCAAGCAGGCGGCCATGCAGTCGGCCTCGCGCAGCGTGTTGATCGCCACCAGCTCCAAATACGGCACCTTCGGCATGTACAAGGTCGCCGCCCTGGAACAGTTCGACACCCTCATCACCGACGACGCCCTCACCCCCGCCGCTGCCGACAGCATTCGCCACCAGCGCATCGAACTGCTGCTGGCGACCGCCCAGGTTTCCTGA
- a CDS encoding sodium:proton antiporter, whose amino-acid sequence MLELAAAFICLTTLLTYVNYRFIGLPPTIGVMVTALLFSLGLQGLSLMGFPGLEEHVQELIGQIDFGDLLMNWMLSFLLFAGALHVNLADLRSYRWPIGFLATFGVLIATFAIGSLAWWVFAMFGWHVSYLYCLLFGALISPTDPIAVLGVLRTANASKPLKTTIVGESLFNDGTAVVVFTVLLGIAQLGETPSMTDTAILFAHEAIGGVLYGGLIGYVVYLMIKSIEQYQIEVMLTLALVIGGSALASELHVSAPIAMVVAGLIIGNLGRNLAMNDMTRRYMDGFWELLDDILNSLLFTLIGMELLLLPFSWQHLSAAALLALVIVLSRFVTVAPGILLLRRWREVPRGTIRILTWGGLRGGVSVALALALPAGPERDVLLSITYIVVLLSILLQGLTIGKLVRSVTGQPAAQTTEH is encoded by the coding sequence ATGCTTGAACTTGCTGCTGCTTTCATCTGCCTCACCACCCTGCTCACGTATGTGAACTACCGCTTCATCGGCCTGCCGCCGACCATCGGCGTGATGGTCACCGCACTGCTGTTCTCGCTCGGCCTGCAAGGCCTGAGCCTGATGGGCTTTCCCGGCCTGGAAGAGCACGTGCAAGAACTGATCGGCCAGATCGACTTCGGCGACCTGCTGATGAACTGGATGCTGTCGTTCCTGCTGTTCGCCGGCGCACTGCACGTCAACCTGGCGGACCTGCGCAGCTACCGCTGGCCCATCGGTTTTCTGGCGACCTTCGGCGTGCTGATTGCCACTTTCGCGATCGGCAGCCTGGCCTGGTGGGTGTTCGCGATGTTCGGCTGGCACGTCAGTTACCTGTACTGCCTGCTGTTCGGCGCACTGATTTCGCCCACCGACCCCATCGCCGTGCTGGGCGTGCTGCGTACCGCCAACGCCTCCAAGCCGCTGAAGACCACCATCGTGGGTGAGTCGCTGTTCAACGACGGCACCGCGGTAGTGGTGTTCACCGTGCTGCTGGGCATCGCCCAGCTGGGTGAAACCCCGAGCATGACCGACACCGCCATCCTGTTCGCCCATGAGGCCATTGGCGGCGTGCTGTACGGCGGGCTGATCGGCTATGTGGTGTACCTGATGATCAAGAGCATCGAGCAGTACCAGATCGAGGTGATGCTGACCCTGGCGCTGGTCATCGGCGGCTCGGCACTGGCCTCGGAGCTGCACGTTTCCGCGCCTATCGCCATGGTGGTGGCGGGGCTGATCATCGGTAACCTGGGGCGCAACCTGGCGATGAACGACATGACCCGCCGCTACATGGACGGTTTCTGGGAACTGCTCGACGACATTCTCAACTCGCTGCTGTTCACGCTGATCGGCATGGAGCTGCTGCTGTTGCCGTTCTCCTGGCAGCACCTGTCGGCCGCCGCCCTGCTGGCGCTGGTCATCGTGCTGTCGCGCTTCGTCACCGTGGCCCCAGGCATCCTGCTGCTGCGCCGCTGGCGCGAGGTGCCGCGCGGCACCATCCGCATCCTCACCTGGGGCGGCCTGCGCGGCGGTGTATCGGTGGCCCTGGCCCTGGCGCTGCCGGCCGGTCCGGAGCGCGACGTGCTGCTGAGCATCACCTACATCGTGGTGTTGCTGTCGATCCTGCTGCAGGGGCTGACCATCGGCAAACTGGTGCGCTCGGTGACCGGCCAGCCGGCCGCGCAGACCACCGAGCATTAA
- the otnK gene encoding 3-oxo-tetronate kinase: MSVTSRPLLGCIADDFTGATDLANMLVRGGMRTVQSIGIPSAEVAAGLDADAIVIALKSRTTPAAEAVEESLAAMQWLRERGCEQIFFKYCSTFDSTPAGNIGQVSEALLAKLGGDFSIACPAFPENGRTIFRGHLFVQDQLLNESGMQNHPLTPMGDANLLRVLDAQTQGKVGLLRYDSVAKGVDAVRARIAELRAEGVTMAIADAVSDADLYTLGEACADLPLLTGGSGLALGLPGNFRKAGKLRDIDAAQRIDIPGGEVVLAGSASVATNGQVIAWLEAGRPALRIDPLALAAGQPVVEQAIAFARDAEQTVLIYATSTPDEVKAVQQKLGAERAGAMVEDALGQIAKGLLDAGVRRFVVAGGETSGAVVQALGVQLLKIGAQIDPGVPATVSDGEQPLALALKSGNFGARDFFAKALKQLAGEA; encoded by the coding sequence ATGAGCGTGACCTCCCGCCCGCTGCTGGGCTGCATCGCCGATGACTTCACCGGCGCCACCGACCTGGCCAACATGCTGGTACGCGGCGGCATGCGCACCGTGCAGAGCATCGGCATTCCCAGCGCCGAAGTGGCCGCCGGCCTCGACGCCGATGCCATCGTCATCGCCCTGAAGTCGCGCACCACACCGGCCGCCGAAGCCGTCGAGGAATCGCTGGCCGCCATGCAGTGGCTGCGCGAGCGTGGCTGCGAGCAGATTTTCTTCAAGTACTGCTCGACCTTCGACTCCACCCCGGCCGGCAACATCGGCCAGGTCAGCGAGGCCCTGCTGGCCAAGCTGGGCGGCGACTTCAGCATCGCCTGCCCGGCATTCCCGGAGAATGGCCGCACCATCTTCCGTGGCCACCTGTTCGTGCAAGACCAATTGCTCAACGAATCGGGCATGCAGAACCACCCGCTGACGCCCATGGGCGACGCCAACCTGCTGCGCGTGCTGGATGCCCAGACCCAGGGCAAGGTCGGCCTGCTGCGCTACGACAGCGTGGCCAAGGGTGTCGACGCCGTGCGTGCGCGCATCGCCGAACTGCGTGCCGAAGGCGTGACCATGGCCATCGCCGATGCCGTGTCGGACGCCGACCTCTACACCCTGGGCGAAGCCTGCGCCGACCTGCCGCTGCTCACCGGTGGCTCGGGCCTGGCCCTGGGCCTGCCGGGCAACTTCCGCAAGGCCGGCAAGCTGCGCGACATCGACGCCGCCCAACGTATCGACATTCCTGGCGGTGAAGTGGTGTTGGCCGGCAGTGCCTCGGTGGCCACCAACGGCCAGGTCATCGCCTGGCTGGAAGCCGGTCGCCCGGCGCTGCGCATCGACCCGCTGGCCCTGGCCGCCGGCCAGCCGGTGGTCGAACAGGCCATCGCCTTCGCCCGCGATGCCGAGCAGACCGTACTGATCTACGCCACCAGCACCCCGGACGAAGTCAAGGCCGTGCAACAGAAACTCGGCGCCGAGCGTGCCGGTGCCATGGTCGAAGACGCCCTGGGGCAGATCGCCAAGGGCCTGCTGGACGCTGGCGTGCGCCGTTTCGTGGTCGCGGGTGGAGAAACCTCCGGTGCCGTGGTCCAGGCCCTGGGCGTGCAACTGCTGAAGATCGGCGCGCAGATCGACCCGGGCGTACCGGCGACGGTCAGCGACGGTGAACAACCGCTCGCCCTGGCATTGAAGTCGGGCAACTTCGGTGCCCGCGACTTCTTCGCCAAGGCCCTGAAACAGCTGGCGGGAGAAGCCTGA
- the ligB gene encoding NAD-dependent DNA ligase LigB has product MPNVARLLAGTALSFIGVSAYAACPTWDAARAGREIDALSQQVAQWDDRYHRQGVAEVADELYDQARQRLVRLRSCFPEAAGEPTAPLKTARGKTTHPVPHTGLDKLADEQAVAAWMAGREDLWIQPKVDGVAVTLVYRQGRLSQVVSRGDGLAGQDWTVTARRIPAIPAQLPQARDAVLQGELYWRLEGHVQARAGSLNARSQVAGAMARHDLPDSQAARIGLFVWDWPDGPETMAERLAGLAALGFGDTQAYSQPLASFEQAQQWRERWYRSALPFASDGVVLRQGQRPPAQRWQAKAPYWVAAWKYPYAQALAEVRQVSFKVGRSGRITPVLELVPVRLDDRSVRTVSVGSLQRWQAMDIRPGDQVAVSLAGLTIPRLEGVVLRNTQRVAVPVPDPQAFHALSCWQPTPGCESQFRARLAWLSGRQGLDLPGVGPGTWDKLLAAGQLNDLLDWMTLDTSELVKMPGLGERSAAKLFATLQAARQRPFHTWLKALGMPPVAAAPLPDSWQALSTRSLAQWQAEPGIGPGRAAQLQAFFLDPQVQALAARLRTLEVAGF; this is encoded by the coding sequence ATGCCGAACGTAGCGCGTTTACTGGCGGGCACTGCCCTGTCGTTCATCGGGGTGTCGGCGTACGCCGCTTGCCCGACCTGGGATGCAGCCAGGGCCGGGCGAGAAATCGACGCCCTGAGCCAGCAGGTGGCGCAGTGGGATGACCGCTATCACCGCCAGGGTGTCGCGGAAGTGGCCGACGAACTGTACGACCAGGCCCGCCAGCGCCTGGTGCGGCTGCGCTCGTGCTTTCCTGAAGCGGCTGGCGAACCGACCGCCCCCCTGAAGACCGCCAGGGGCAAGACCACCCACCCGGTGCCGCATACCGGGCTGGACAAGCTGGCCGATGAACAGGCGGTGGCCGCCTGGATGGCGGGCCGGGAAGACCTGTGGATACAACCCAAGGTCGATGGCGTGGCGGTCACGCTGGTCTATCGCCAGGGCCGCTTGAGTCAGGTCGTCAGCCGCGGTGACGGCCTGGCCGGGCAGGACTGGACCGTCACGGCACGGCGTATTCCAGCCATTCCCGCGCAATTGCCGCAGGCGCGGGATGCCGTGCTGCAGGGCGAGCTGTACTGGCGCCTGGAGGGCCATGTGCAGGCCCGCGCCGGCAGCCTGAATGCGCGCAGCCAAGTGGCCGGGGCCATGGCACGGCACGATTTGCCCGACAGCCAGGCGGCGCGTATCGGCCTGTTCGTGTGGGACTGGCCCGACGGGCCGGAGACAATGGCCGAGCGCCTGGCGGGGCTGGCGGCCTTGGGCTTTGGCGATACGCAGGCCTACAGCCAGCCGCTGGCAAGTTTCGAGCAGGCGCAGCAGTGGCGCGAGCGCTGGTACCGCAGCGCCCTGCCCTTCGCCAGCGACGGTGTGGTGCTGCGCCAGGGCCAGCGCCCGCCGGCGCAGCGCTGGCAGGCCAAGGCGCCGTACTGGGTGGCCGCCTGGAAGTATCCCTATGCCCAGGCGCTGGCCGAGGTGCGCCAGGTGTCCTTCAAGGTCGGGCGCAGCGGGCGCATCACGCCAGTGCTGGAACTGGTGCCGGTGCGCCTCGACGACCGCAGCGTGCGTACGGTCAGTGTCGGCTCGTTGCAACGCTGGCAGGCGATGGACATTCGTCCTGGCGACCAGGTGGCGGTCAGCCTGGCGGGGCTGACCATTCCGCGCCTGGAGGGCGTGGTGCTGCGCAATACGCAGCGGGTGGCGGTACCGGTGCCCGACCCGCAGGCCTTTCATGCACTCAGTTGCTGGCAGCCCACGCCGGGCTGTGAAAGCCAGTTCCGCGCCCGGCTGGCGTGGCTGTCGGGCCGCCAGGGGCTGGACCTGCCCGGCGTCGGGCCGGGCACCTGGGACAAACTGCTGGCGGCTGGCCAGCTCAACGACCTGCTCGACTGGATGACCCTCGATACGAGCGAGCTTGTTAAGATGCCCGGCCTGGGCGAGCGCAGCGCGGCTAAACTGTTCGCCACTTTGCAGGCAGCCAGGCAGCGGCCCTTCCACACCTGGCTCAAGGCGCTGGGCATGCCGCCGGTGGCTGCTGCGCCGCTGCCGGACAGTTGGCAGGCGCTGAGTACGCGCAGCCTGGCGCAGTGGCAGGCCGAACCCGGTATAGGGCCGGGGCGTGCTGCGCAGTTGCAGGCATTTTTTCTCGACCCGCAGGTCCAGGCGCTGGCAGCGCGGCTGCGAACGCTGGAGGTGGCGGGTTTTTGA
- the ltnD gene encoding L-threonate dehydrogenase translates to MGFTFQNNQAVSQHDARRHRPRMTAMTQSNVGVIGLGAMGLGIARSLLRNGFKVHACDVRNEVVQAFAAEGGVACASPAEMAAACDVVITVVVNAEQTETVLFGDNGAVAGLRPGSLVIGCATVAPTFAVELGQRLADKGLAYLDAPISGGAAKAAAGQMTMMTSGPADAYAKAEAVLAGMAGKVYRLGDVHGLGSKVKIINQLLAGVHIAASAEAMALGLREGVDADALYEVITNSAGNSWMFENRVPHILNADYTPLSAVDIFVKDLGLVLDTARTSKFPLPLSATAHQMFMQASSAGFGREDDSAVIKIFPGIELPKAKE, encoded by the coding sequence ATCGGCTTCACATTTCAGAACAATCAAGCCGTCAGCCAGCATGACGCGCGACGGCACAGACCGAGGATGACTGCAATGACTCAATCGAATGTCGGTGTGATCGGCCTGGGCGCCATGGGTCTGGGCATTGCCCGCTCCCTGCTGCGCAATGGCTTCAAGGTGCATGCCTGCGACGTGCGCAACGAGGTGGTGCAGGCATTCGCCGCCGAGGGCGGTGTGGCCTGCGCTTCGCCGGCCGAGATGGCCGCCGCCTGCGACGTGGTCATCACAGTAGTGGTCAATGCCGAGCAGACCGAAACCGTATTGTTCGGTGACAACGGTGCCGTCGCCGGCCTGCGCCCTGGCAGCCTGGTGATCGGCTGCGCCACCGTTGCCCCGACCTTCGCCGTGGAGCTGGGCCAGCGCCTGGCCGACAAGGGCCTGGCCTACCTCGATGCGCCGATCTCCGGTGGCGCCGCCAAGGCCGCCGCGGGCCAGATGACCATGATGACCTCCGGCCCTGCCGACGCCTACGCCAAGGCCGAAGCCGTGCTGGCCGGCATGGCGGGCAAGGTGTATCGCCTGGGTGACGTCCACGGCCTGGGCTCCAAGGTCAAGATCATCAACCAGCTGCTGGCCGGTGTGCACATCGCCGCCAGCGCCGAAGCCATGGCCCTGGGCCTGCGCGAAGGCGTGGATGCCGATGCCCTGTACGAAGTGATCACCAACAGCGCCGGCAACTCGTGGATGTTCGAGAACCGCGTGCCGCACATCCTCAACGCCGACTACACGCCACTGTCGGCCGTGGACATCTTCGTCAAGGACCTGGGCCTGGTGCTGGATACCGCCCGCACCAGCAAATTCCCGCTGCCGCTGTCGGCCACCGCGCACCAGATGTTCATGCAGGCCTCCAGCGCCGGTTTCGGCCGCGAGGACGACTCTGCGGTCATCAAGATCTTCCCAGGCATCGAACTGCCCAAGGCCAAGGAGTAA